Genomic window (Desulforapulum autotrophicum HRM2):
GTTTTAAAAGGGATTTAAATTCTGATCCCTGGGCACTGTGCTTGAGTTCAGAAAACCGTGTCCCCTCGACAAAATTCATCACTGAAACGGGAATGGTTTTGAATTTTTCACAGGCCCTGCGGGTACGTTTAAGATCGTTACCCCTTAAATGGGGATGTTTTTCAAGAAATTTCTTTGAATACCGCTGCATAAAAGGAAAATCCAGGGCCCACCAGGCAAGGCCCAGAAACGGCACCCAGATCAATTCCTTTTTAAGAAAAAATTTTAAAAACGGAATTCTTCGGTTAAACACCGTCTGGAGCACCAGAATATCTACCCAGGATTGATGATTTGAGATAACAAGATACCAGCCATTGGGATCAAGATCAGAAACACCCCGTACATCCCACTCAATGCGGTTAAAAAACTTGGAGGTAAGTGAATTAATTGTAATCCACAAACTGCTGATACCTATCAGAAGCCTGTCGCACTGACGGGTAAACCATGGAATGGGAATCACAAACTTGAAAAAGGCCACCAGAAAGATAGCAGAGCACAGCACAATCGTATTGATGAGATAGAGCAGAAACGAGAGTCCGCCCTTTAAAAATCCCGGTAAAAAATCAACCATGGGTACCACTCCTTAGAAATCGTTCTACCTTAAAGTATCGCCATTTGCCTTGTGGGCGTCAAT
Coding sequences:
- a CDS encoding acyltransferase, whose product is MVDFLPGFLKGGLSFLLYLINTIVLCSAIFLVAFFKFVIPIPWFTRQCDRLLIGISSLWITINSLTSKFFNRIEWDVRGVSDLDPNGWYLVISNHQSWVDILVLQTVFNRRIPFLKFFLKKELIWVPFLGLAWWALDFPFMQRYSKKFLEKHPHLRGNDLKRTRRACEKFKTIPVSVMNFVEGTRFSELKHSAQGSEFKSLLKPKAGGVAFVLGAMGDCLHKVVNVTIVYPDGADSFWGFISGRVRRIVLDVEVLPVTSEMTGDFFNNSTFRDDFCTWINRLWKEKDRKILAIRDGLRDSKSTVNQG